In Labilibaculum sp. DW002, one DNA window encodes the following:
- a CDS encoding TlpA disulfide reductase family protein, translated as MRTIIIAVLSVLLFSCGQQPQKNSITIKGNVKFPDTNFKMTIVKRDGFDKTIIDSTQVDKDGNYSFTMNTDKPGVYTLDCQKWQSVQIWAEDEDLEIDFRGQDTAKIKIKNPPYVYIKGGENNEVMNLLAYNYHRNYQNMIVAGKEIYAASLSDSKDWKDYANGRYNEIYDDLDARTRYIAEHYADRNSIISMLGSLRKDSDKPLLEKIIKTLEAKNPNYQPLLDYKEATAKAKAQKERLAIGKEAPIFEFPTVDGKMVNLKDFRGKYLVVDFWASWCGPCRKEIPHLKELYEVYKDKDVEFLSVSIDKSKNAWKKAMRQEDMHWPQIQAPGSGKDIMKEYQFSGIPYIILLDKEGKIVGKNLRGEKMSETLKKIFEK; from the coding sequence ATGAGAACAATAATAATTGCAGTTTTAAGCGTACTCCTTTTTTCTTGCGGGCAACAGCCTCAGAAAAATTCAATAACAATTAAGGGAAATGTAAAATTTCCAGATACCAACTTTAAAATGACAATTGTAAAACGTGATGGTTTTGATAAAACCATTATCGATTCTACTCAGGTTGATAAAGATGGTAATTACTCGTTTACAATGAATACCGATAAGCCAGGAGTATATACTTTGGATTGTCAGAAATGGCAATCGGTACAGATTTGGGCTGAGGATGAGGATTTAGAAATTGATTTTAGAGGTCAAGACACGGCAAAAATCAAAATCAAAAATCCTCCATATGTTTACATTAAGGGAGGAGAGAATAATGAAGTAATGAATTTATTAGCATACAATTATCATCGTAATTATCAGAATATGATTGTTGCTGGGAAAGAGATTTATGCAGCATCATTATCCGATAGTAAGGACTGGAAAGATTATGCAAATGGACGTTACAATGAGATTTACGATGATTTGGATGCAAGAACGCGTTATATAGCCGAACACTATGCCGATCGTAATTCAATTATTTCTATGTTGGGCTCTTTAAGAAAAGATAGCGATAAACCTTTGCTCGAGAAGATTATTAAAACATTAGAAGCGAAGAACCCTAACTACCAACCTTTGTTAGATTATAAGGAAGCAACTGCTAAGGCTAAGGCTCAAAAGGAAAGATTAGCCATTGGAAAAGAAGCACCGATTTTTGAATTCCCAACAGTTGATGGAAAAATGGTTAACCTTAAGGATTTTAGAGGGAAGTATTTAGTTGTCGATTTTTGGGCATCGTGGTGTGGTCCTTGTCGTAAAGAAATTCCTCACCTTAAGGAGTTGTATGAAGTGTATAAAGATAAAGATGTTGAATTTTTAAGTGTTTCTATTGATAAGAGTAAGAATGCCTGGAAAAAAGCCATGCGTCAGGAAGATATGCACTGGCCACAAATTCAAGCTCCGGGATCAGGAAAAGATATCATGAAAGAATATCAGTTTTCGGGAATTCCTTACATTATTCTTTTGGATAAAGAAGGTAAAATTGTTGGTAAGAACTTACGAGGAGAAAAAATGTCTGAGACATTAAAGAAAATTTTTGAGAAGTAA
- a CDS encoding SRPBCC family protein encodes MRKYFLLLLIIVASTIVTRAQTMTAATKIPPTMSREAVVNATADEVWKVISVLDKVNEYNSELVKSVEKEGDGYEAYRLCKMSDGTERGEEITIFAKATKDICFRSEDSQYPVEYFVVNYHIKPSGKEKCKVTLEAYFKVNNGAAKTKTFKAIGKELSITLKGIQNYFNN; translated from the coding sequence ATGAGAAAATACTTTTTATTACTACTAATTATTGTCGCCAGCACTATTGTTACAAGGGCACAAACCATGACGGCAGCAACGAAAATTCCACCAACAATGTCAAGGGAAGCCGTTGTTAATGCAACAGCAGATGAAGTTTGGAAAGTTATTTCGGTTTTGGATAAAGTAAATGAGTACAATTCTGAATTAGTAAAATCAGTAGAAAAAGAAGGCGATGGATATGAAGCATATCGCTTGTGCAAGATGAGTGATGGAACAGAAAGAGGTGAAGAAATTACTATTTTTGCAAAGGCTACTAAAGACATTTGTTTTAGGTCGGAAGATTCGCAATATCCTGTAGAATATTTTGTTGTAAACTATCATATAAAACCTTCAGGAAAAGAAAAGTGTAAGGTAACTCTAGAAGCTTATTTTAAAGTTAATAATGGAGCTGCTAAAACAAAAACTTTCAAGGCAATTGGTAAGGAATTATCAATAACACTAAAGGGAATTCAAAATTATTTTAACAATTAG
- a CDS encoding RagB/SusD family nutrient uptake outer membrane protein, which translates to MKKRIINIYSLAFLAIMGSLSACDKQLDLAPEDTTVESEVFQTAASAESALMDVYNKTYEANKSTAYSIGDVTTRLIEVTSTFSMALVSGNLLTDDYTPEKIWSDTYSAINVANVIIKSVPDLGTYNENLERQHVAEAKFLRAYNYFVMLRLYGDGALQGKMDGLCLPLQLKPYAGTEFVSNNALTRSTNSEVYTQIINDLTEALPDLNDEYDDDLETRARATKGSVHALLSRVYLCMGNYQKAAEESAFFVNNSTYRLASNLRSVFPMSGGVDVELDEEFIYAIPLTYNGGNHQFGTHFYPYYSKTLGYVSDDYLGKFTETDQRKSELIWNGNPLSSYNPGKPTTSKFNNNDGRDNIPMIRLSEMYLTRAEALANTSGKVQEAVDLLNAIASRADAAFVDYTLSDFTTADDLIDRILLEREKELAFEGIHRYDIIRTGRKLQFRNEDGVYEDVPADRYVLPIPKREIDITKGSLVQNPGYL; encoded by the coding sequence ATGAAAAAAAGAATAATTAATATATACAGTCTTGCCTTTCTAGCCATTATGGGTAGTTTATCGGCTTGCGACAAACAACTGGATCTGGCTCCTGAGGATACTACTGTTGAATCTGAAGTTTTTCAGACGGCAGCTTCTGCCGAATCAGCCTTGATGGATGTTTATAACAAAACCTATGAAGCTAACAAATCGACGGCATACTCAATAGGTGATGTTACGACTAGACTTATTGAAGTAACAAGTACATTTTCAATGGCATTGGTTTCTGGTAATCTTCTGACAGATGATTACACGCCAGAGAAAATATGGTCTGATACATATTCGGCTATAAACGTGGCAAATGTTATAATCAAGTCAGTTCCGGATTTAGGAACCTACAATGAGAATTTAGAAAGACAACATGTTGCCGAAGCTAAGTTTTTAAGAGCTTATAATTACTTTGTCATGTTAAGATTATATGGCGATGGTGCTTTGCAAGGTAAGATGGATGGTTTATGCTTGCCTTTACAGCTTAAGCCTTATGCAGGAACAGAATTTGTTTCTAATAATGCATTAACTCGCTCTACAAATAGTGAAGTTTACACTCAAATTATAAATGATTTAACTGAGGCATTGCCTGATTTAAATGATGAATATGATGATGATTTAGAAACAAGAGCACGTGCTACTAAAGGAAGTGTTCATGCTTTATTGTCAAGAGTTTATCTTTGCATGGGGAATTATCAGAAAGCAGCTGAAGAATCAGCATTTTTCGTTAATAATTCGACTTACAGATTAGCTTCAAACCTACGTTCTGTATTCCCAATGAGTGGGGGTGTAGACGTGGAGCTGGACGAAGAGTTTATTTATGCTATACCTTTAACTTATAATGGAGGTAATCATCAGTTTGGAACCCATTTTTACCCCTATTATTCAAAAACTCTTGGTTATGTTTCTGACGATTATTTAGGGAAATTTACAGAAACAGATCAACGAAAGTCGGAGTTAATCTGGAATGGCAATCCATTATCAAGTTACAATCCTGGAAAACCGACCACAAGTAAGTTTAATAATAATGATGGTCGTGATAATATTCCAATGATACGTCTGTCAGAAATGTATCTAACGCGAGCAGAAGCACTTGCCAATACCAGTGGAAAGGTTCAGGAAGCGGTTGATTTGTTGAATGCTATAGCCTCGCGTGCTGATGCAGCTTTTGTTGACTACACCTTATCAGATTTTACCACAGCAGATGATTTAATTGATCGTATTCTGCTAGAGCGTGAAAAGGAATTGGCTTTTGAAGGCATACACCGTTACGACATCATCCGCACAGGAAGAAAACTTCAGTTTAGAAATGAAGATGGAGTTTATGAAGACGTACCAGCTGATCGATATGTGCTGCCAATCCCAAAGAGAGAAATTGATATTACAAAAGGTAGCCTGGTTCAGAATCCTGGCTACTTGTAA
- a CDS encoding thioredoxin family protein yields MKKLKLVLFVGIMLMFLSSTVKAQGIEFFHGTFAEAQVEAQKEGKQIFMDFYTSWCGPCKMMAKKYFTLETVGKKFNKKFICLKIDAEKGEGPTLAKKYGVRAYPTLVFTDSSGKELKKVMGMKTGDQLLELAK; encoded by the coding sequence ATGAAGAAGTTAAAATTAGTACTGTTTGTAGGAATAATGTTGATGTTTCTTTCGTCAACAGTTAAAGCCCAGGGAATAGAGTTTTTTCATGGAACATTTGCTGAAGCACAAGTAGAGGCACAGAAAGAAGGTAAGCAAATATTTATGGATTTTTATACATCATGGTGTGGACCGTGTAAGATGATGGCAAAAAAGTATTTTACTTTGGAAACTGTAGGTAAGAAGTTCAATAAGAAGTTTATCTGTTTAAAAATTGATGCTGAAAAAGGAGAAGGACCTACTTTGGCTAAGAAATATGGTGTAAGAGCTTATCCTACACTTGTTTTTACAGATTCTTCTGGTAAAGAATTGAAGAAAGTAATGGGAATGAAAACAGGAGATCAATTACTAGAATTAGCAAAATAA
- a CDS encoding protein-disulfide reductase DsbD family protein: MKLKFTILAILMVMISGVSFGQILTPSKWKVELSKQEIKVGDVIDVVFKAKIDKTWHVFSNDFDPELGPILATFNFEKNDSYELVGKVTPIKPHKHYDEVWEGEVSYFEKKAELRQTIKVKSLPLKVEGTFDFQSCSDVSGQCVMGDDEFDLQVKGGAAKLAQETKAKTSAPAKDTKGLWSVFIFAFLGGLAAIFTPCVFPMIPMTVSYFMHSGGGNKAKGRMNAFFYGFSIIAIYTVVGTILAVVMGPDFANFLSTHWVPNILFFIIFVVFAFSFFGMFEMTMPSWMVNKSVANEDKGGFMGSFFMAFTLVLVSFSCTGPIVGTILVASAGGEVLMPIIGMLGFSLAFALPFTLFAIFPGWLNNMPKSGGWLNSVKVVLGFLELALGLKFLSVADQTYHWGILDREVYLAIWIVIFTLLGFYLLGKLMFSHDSPLKSISVPRLMLAIASFSFVVYMIPGMFGAPLKMLSGFTPPKSGLDFDLPTMIVENAGSGGVKHEKISGKYSDFLHLPPGFQGYFDMDEAIAASKAQNKPVFVDFTGHGCVNCREMESNVWSHPEVAKRLKNEYIIVAMYVDDKTKLPKEEWIVSNYDGKKKKTLGKINANYQIERYNVNAQPYYVLLDKEGKDLVQPTAYDLNVDNFIKFLDEGIKNFKDKKTAQVIK; the protein is encoded by the coding sequence ATGAAATTGAAATTTACGATTCTGGCCATTTTAATGGTAATGATTAGCGGGGTTTCATTTGGACAAATCTTAACACCTTCTAAGTGGAAAGTTGAATTGTCGAAGCAAGAGATTAAAGTGGGGGATGTAATTGATGTTGTTTTTAAAGCAAAGATTGATAAGACATGGCATGTATTTTCGAATGACTTCGATCCGGAATTAGGTCCTATTCTAGCGACTTTTAATTTTGAAAAAAATGATTCTTACGAATTAGTTGGTAAAGTAACACCAATTAAACCTCATAAACATTACGACGAAGTTTGGGAAGGTGAAGTAAGCTACTTTGAGAAGAAAGCTGAATTGCGTCAAACCATTAAGGTAAAGAGTTTGCCTTTAAAAGTGGAAGGTACTTTCGATTTTCAGTCTTGTTCCGATGTAAGTGGGCAATGTGTGATGGGAGACGATGAATTTGATTTGCAAGTTAAAGGTGGAGCTGCTAAGCTAGCACAAGAGACAAAAGCAAAAACTTCTGCTCCAGCAAAAGATACTAAAGGACTTTGGAGCGTGTTTATTTTTGCTTTTTTAGGAGGTTTAGCTGCTATTTTTACACCATGTGTATTCCCAATGATTCCAATGACAGTGAGTTATTTTATGCATTCAGGTGGGGGTAATAAAGCAAAAGGTAGAATGAATGCATTCTTCTATGGTTTTTCTATTATTGCTATTTATACCGTTGTAGGAACAATTCTGGCAGTTGTAATGGGACCAGATTTTGCAAACTTCCTAAGTACGCATTGGGTTCCAAATATTTTATTCTTTATCATTTTCGTTGTCTTTGCATTTTCTTTCTTTGGTATGTTCGAAATGACAATGCCGAGTTGGATGGTAAATAAATCTGTTGCAAACGAAGATAAAGGTGGTTTCATGGGTTCATTCTTTATGGCCTTTACTTTAGTGCTTGTGTCATTTTCATGTACAGGACCAATTGTAGGAACTATTTTGGTTGCTTCAGCTGGAGGAGAAGTTCTTATGCCAATTATTGGTATGTTGGGATTCTCATTAGCATTTGCACTTCCATTTACATTGTTTGCAATTTTCCCGGGATGGTTGAATAATATGCCTAAGTCTGGTGGATGGTTGAACTCAGTGAAAGTTGTATTAGGATTCTTAGAATTAGCTTTAGGATTGAAATTCTTAAGTGTAGCAGATCAGACTTACCATTGGGGAATTCTAGATAGAGAAGTTTACTTAGCGATTTGGATTGTGATCTTTACATTATTAGGTTTCTACTTATTAGGGAAATTAATGTTCTCTCACGATAGCCCTCTTAAGAGTATTAGTGTTCCAAGATTAATGTTGGCAATTGCTTCATTCTCTTTTGTGGTGTATATGATCCCGGGTATGTTTGGTGCTCCATTAAAAATGTTATCAGGTTTTACACCTCCAAAATCAGGTTTAGATTTTGATCTACCAACAATGATTGTTGAAAATGCAGGTTCAGGTGGTGTTAAGCATGAAAAAATTAGTGGAAAATACAGTGATTTCCTTCATTTACCTCCAGGGTTTCAAGGATACTTCGATATGGATGAAGCTATAGCAGCTTCTAAAGCTCAGAATAAGCCTGTGTTTGTTGACTTTACTGGACACGGTTGTGTAAACTGTCGTGAAATGGAATCGAATGTTTGGTCTCACCCTGAAGTAGCAAAGAGATTGAAGAATGAATATATTATCGTAGCAATGTATGTTGATGATAAAACGAAGCTACCTAAGGAGGAGTGGATTGTATCGAACTACGATGGTAAGAAAAAGAAGACTTTAGGTAAGATAAATGCAAATTACCAGATTGAAAGGTATAATGTAAATGCACAGCCATATTATGTGCTTTTAGATAAGGAAGGTAAGGATTTGGTTCAGCCAACAGCATACGATCTTAACGTAGATAATTTTATTAAATTCCTTGATGAGGGAATAAAGAATTTTAAGGATAAGAAAACGGCTCAAGTAATTAAATAA
- a CDS encoding thioredoxin family protein produces MKIFITKLVLLSILTIACSLGHAELQLDKNNDSGIQFEHATWQEILLKAKNENKLIFIDAYTTWCGPCKMMAKNVFTDTDVGSLFNQNFVNVKLDMEKEPGLSLKSKLNVTAYPTLIFIDANENIEHKAVGALNKLEFLNFANTTLKGEVNLSDYNTIYEREGVSSYEFLVDYLKVLESAGEKTKLKSVAEKYLNDLNSEKLLEQKNWGLLNKYIHSIDNKAFQYLLKQRVEFETQFGAKIVGEKIYYTFLRQGNQLCDKLESGKYHLNAKRKSQFVADLEKFNIKGRAQILAYSNISTARTLENWQKFVSDVSKHLGDGLIDKGVMSLYNYALPIDRATNDKKLRAEAAKWCDMGLETVDVDAGFKNAFMKLKENLLKESNKM; encoded by the coding sequence ATGAAAATATTTATAACAAAGCTTGTTTTGTTATCTATCTTGACGATTGCTTGTTCTCTAGGACATGCAGAACTTCAGTTAGATAAAAATAATGATTCGGGTATTCAATTCGAACATGCCACATGGCAAGAGATACTTTTGAAGGCTAAAAATGAAAATAAGCTTATTTTTATCGATGCATACACTACCTGGTGTGGTCCTTGCAAAATGATGGCTAAAAATGTCTTTACTGATACAGATGTAGGTTCTCTTTTTAATCAGAATTTTGTGAATGTAAAGCTTGATATGGAAAAAGAACCTGGTTTGAGCTTAAAATCAAAATTGAATGTTACTGCATATCCAACTTTAATTTTTATTGATGCGAATGAAAATATTGAGCATAAAGCTGTAGGAGCATTAAATAAACTAGAATTTTTAAATTTTGCGAATACTACTTTAAAAGGTGAAGTGAATCTTTCGGATTACAATACAATATATGAAAGAGAAGGAGTATCAAGCTATGAATTCTTAGTAGACTATCTTAAGGTTCTTGAATCTGCTGGTGAAAAAACGAAGCTTAAGAGTGTTGCCGAGAAATACCTTAATGATTTGAATTCTGAGAAATTGCTAGAACAAAAGAATTGGGGTTTGCTAAATAAATATATCCATTCAATAGATAATAAGGCTTTTCAGTATTTATTAAAGCAGCGAGTAGAATTTGAAACTCAATTTGGAGCAAAAATAGTAGGAGAGAAAATCTACTATACATTTTTACGTCAAGGAAATCAGCTTTGTGATAAATTGGAGTCAGGAAAGTATCATTTAAATGCTAAACGGAAATCACAATTCGTTGCTGATTTGGAGAAATTCAATATTAAAGGAAGGGCACAGATATTGGCTTATTCAAATATTTCAACCGCAAGAACTCTTGAAAATTGGCAGAAGTTTGTTTCTGATGTATCAAAACACTTGGGAGATGGCTTAATTGATAAGGGAGTTATGTCCTTGTATAATTATGCATTACCAATCGATAGAGCAACCAATGATAAAAAGCTTCGAGCAGAGGCTGCTAAATGGTGTGATATGGGTTTGGAAACAGTTGATGTAGATGCAGGTTTTAAGAATGCATTTATGAAACTGAAGGAGAATTTACTTAAGGAATCAAATAAAATGTGA
- a CDS encoding thioredoxin family protein, with amino-acid sequence MRNLLKMGLLALCALFISTSVLAQNRSVEFEHSKWSKVLKKAKKEKKLIFVDCYTSWCGPCKMMARDVFTQDHVADYFNTNFVNFKIDMEKGEGPELKPGWKINAYPTFLVINSEGEVVHRVVGAYGADEFIGYMKEAQSEDKNFAALQKAYKAGKRDGEFMFSYLRSLRMANLGKEEAKKADAYISSLEKEDLLKKENWNIVKYFMKNPATDEFRFVVKNKGKLAELVGEKEIEMKIYNTYNKKIESYAYFYPGKGRVYDKEGFDTLIEDLQNSNFSKAQELIAVALKNEYSRQNEWDKYAFVVDAAMDFALLKQYENEMRYFDSAASMIAKASTDKAMLQRALRWASYASEKEERVEHKSGYLATKANLLELVGNAEDAKTAKIESEKADKAAEKAGTKIISIPAFKMRSMKKAK; translated from the coding sequence ATGAGGAATTTACTAAAAATGGGCTTATTAGCTCTATGTGCACTATTTATTTCAACATCAGTTCTGGCTCAGAACCGTTCTGTTGAGTTCGAACACTCAAAATGGTCTAAGGTTTTGAAGAAAGCTAAGAAAGAAAAAAAACTCATTTTTGTTGACTGTTACACATCGTGGTGTGGTCCATGTAAGATGATGGCTAGGGATGTGTTTACACAAGATCATGTGGCTGATTATTTCAATACCAATTTTGTGAATTTCAAAATTGATATGGAAAAAGGTGAGGGGCCAGAGCTAAAGCCAGGGTGGAAGATTAATGCTTATCCAACTTTTCTGGTTATTAATTCAGAGGGAGAAGTCGTACATCGTGTTGTTGGAGCTTACGGAGCTGATGAATTTATCGGTTATATGAAAGAAGCTCAGTCAGAAGATAAGAATTTTGCAGCCTTGCAAAAGGCATACAAAGCAGGTAAGCGCGATGGTGAATTCATGTTTTCTTATTTGAGATCGCTTCGTATGGCTAACCTTGGAAAAGAAGAAGCCAAAAAAGCGGATGCTTATATTTCAAGTCTTGAAAAAGAAGATTTGTTGAAGAAAGAAAACTGGAATATCGTTAAGTATTTCATGAAGAACCCTGCTACTGATGAATTTCGTTTTGTTGTGAAAAACAAGGGCAAGTTGGCAGAATTAGTAGGGGAAAAGGAAATTGAAATGAAAATCTACAATACTTACAACAAGAAAATTGAATCATATGCATATTTCTATCCTGGAAAAGGAAGAGTATATGACAAAGAAGGTTTTGATACGTTGATTGAGGATTTACAAAATTCTAATTTTTCAAAAGCTCAAGAATTAATCGCTGTTGCATTAAAAAATGAATATTCTCGTCAGAATGAATGGGATAAGTATGCATTTGTGGTTGATGCAGCTATGGACTTCGCATTGCTGAAGCAGTATGAGAATGAAATGAGATATTTTGACTCTGCAGCTTCTATGATTGCAAAGGCGTCAACCGATAAAGCTATGTTGCAAAGAGCGCTTCGTTGGGCAAGTTATGCATCAGAAAAAGAGGAAAGAGTTGAGCACAAGTCTGGTTATTTAGCTACTAAAGCGAATTTATTAGAATTGGTAGGAAATGCAGAGGATGCAAAAACGGCTAAAATTGAATCAGAAAAGGCTGATAAAGCCGCAGAAAAAGCGGGGACAAAAATAATTTCAATCCCTGCATTTAAGATGAGATCAATGAAAAAAGCCAAGTAA
- a CDS encoding protein-disulfide reductase DsbD domain-containing protein — MNKKITIVALLLMMISSVSFGQILTPAKWTSSLSKKEIKVGDEIEIIFKATIDKSWHLYSNDFDADLGPILITFDFEDDVSYERIGKVKPMNAKKHFDKIWDGEVSYFENTAEMRQKIKVKSLPLQIEGTFDFQTCSDESGQCVMGDDEFEFTYSN, encoded by the coding sequence ATGAATAAGAAAATTACGATTGTAGCATTATTGCTAATGATGATAAGCAGTGTTTCATTTGGACAAATTTTAACACCTGCGAAATGGACTTCATCATTATCTAAGAAAGAAATTAAGGTAGGAGATGAAATCGAAATTATTTTTAAAGCAACAATTGATAAAAGCTGGCATTTGTACTCTAACGATTTTGATGCAGATTTAGGCCCAATATTAATTACTTTCGATTTTGAAGATGATGTAAGTTATGAGCGCATTGGAAAGGTTAAACCAATGAATGCAAAGAAACATTTCGATAAAATTTGGGATGGTGAAGTAAGTTATTTTGAGAACACAGCTGAAATGCGCCAAAAAATAAAAGTAAAGAGTTTACCATTACAAATCGAAGGAACTTTCGATTTCCAGACCTGTTCGGATGAAAGCGGACAATGTGTAATGGGAGATGATGAATTTGAGTTCACTTATTCTAATTAG